The Carassius carassius chromosome 2, fCarCar2.1, whole genome shotgun sequence genome has a segment encoding these proteins:
- the tmem179ba gene encoding transmembrane protein 179B — protein sequence MALPWPLLLELLLYGSCFICGIVTAASVTISQGSFDGKCMLYGSVHLNSSSIAVLSSSSPSLCYFVSAISVCVAVFCFSLTLYWIYIACFDGEVKREKIWMNITLGLCGVFLFFLLVTGCILKIGRDRLCDSVIQTVKDITKCEEAQNKPWMSPTNGSQFYSRLHSAETAVWVNFFFWLIIAVLVLIQRNKGSEVRTVEADPAVTPSETEPLFNPAGHSK from the exons ATGGCGCTTCCGTGGCCTCTGTTACTGGAGCTGCTGCTGTACGGGAGCTGTTTTATCTGCGGGATCGTCACAGCCGCCTCTGTTACAATCTCACAG GGCAGTTTTGATGGGAAGTGCATGCTGTATGGTTCAGTGCATCTGAACTCCTCATCCATCGCTGTGCTTTCATCCAGTTCTCCCTCCCTTTGTTACTTTGTGTCAGCCATCTCCGTGTGTGTGGCCGTCTTCTGCTTTTCACTCACTCTCTACTGGATCTACATAGCCTGTTTTGACGGAGAAGTGAAAAG AGAGAAAATATGGATGAATATTACCCTTGGCTTGTGTGgagtcttcctcttcttcctcttggtGACGGGATGCATCCTGAAAATTGGCCGAGACAGACTGTGTGACTCAGTGATTCAGACAGTGAAGGATATAACCAA GTGTGAAGAAGCACAGAATAAGCCTTGGATGAGCCCTACAAATGGGAGCCAGTTCTACTCCAGACTACACAGTGCAGAG aCCGCAGTATGGGTGAATTTCTTCTTTTGGTTGATCATAGCAGTTCTGGTGCTGATCCAGCGTAACAAAGGGTCAGAAGTCCGGACAGTAGAAGCAGACCCAGCAGTTACTCCTTCTGAAACTGAGCCCTTGTTCAACCCCGCAGGACACTCTAAGTGA
- the prox3 gene encoding prospero homeobox 3, translating into MQKAAMDSPSDRFHQQPSQMCPFELYRSLPDSNPSSHRFSPGSLSSHMLFSPLMHPNSVSQRWGSFRKRQGLFPGLLVDDDVSEEDVFGKREFAVGATPSLQRCPGERGQGSATEPGDWGQDFARVRRLRMDSAARSEEEMRREGKRGRKSTASVRMDERKAAEQGNRRESREGRKRQRQELKLQLEETRGKLLELQRKVWKVYGGQVDDEKGGEEEQENGPINLDEVAEMFSDSDDPLIGSGFSPPHCSSKKPSETNGNAGMFPETSVDLDLELNGDQVWLGCSLIRGEWESAEGGQKFAQALKQELANVVAQVIDRVVRLYAETDPSAVTMSNVPQETSMTLDLNPDQRPRPHLSEQVEALPLLTKSPQDKRAPIAQSVPKDLLLPRANASLTPLPQPPLPALLPPRSKDHFLPSYPPDNPVPLPLLHYTMQNLFARSLSSLPLHKDCLSESFMDFRSHNSAFPPLPLLGQLEPSPSDRAREGGMRGGGAGVVDGGDAALYLAAGSSQEGLSPCHLKKAKLMFFYTRYPSSSTLKTYFPDVKFNRCVTSQLIKWFSNFREFFYIQMERFARQAAREGLASASEGALRLGRDTELFRILNMHYNKSNDYQVPERFVEVSEVALREFFTAIQSGRDADPCWKKAIYKIICKLDSPVPDSFRMPGCPTDTYRMG; encoded by the exons ATGCAAAAGGCGGCAATGGATTCCCCTTCGGATCGATTTCATCAGCAGCCCTCCCAGATGTGTCCCTTCGAACTGTATCGCAGCTTGCCAGATTCCAACCCCTCAAGCCACAGATTTTCCCCCGGCAGCCTGTCTTCCCACATGCTCTTCTCCCCTCTCATGCACCCCAACAGTGTGTCCCAAAGGTGGGGTAGTTTCCGAAAGCGTCAGGGGTTGTTCCCTGGGCTTCTGGTAGATGATGATGTAAGTGAAGAGGACGTGTTTGGGAAGAGAGAGTTTGCTGTTGGGGCTACGCCATCATTGCAGCGCTGTCCAGGAGAACGGGGACAAGGTTCGGCTACTGAGCCTGGAGACTGGGGGCAGGATTTTGCTAGAGTCAGGAGACTCAGGATGGACTCGGCAGCTAGAAGTGAAGAAGAAATGAGGAGAGAAGGTAAGAGGGGGAGGAAGAGCACTGCTTCGGTTAGAATGGATGAGAGGAAGGCAGCAGAACAAGGGAACAGGAGGGAAAGCAGGGAAGGTAGGAAGCGGCAGCGGCAAGAACTGAAGCTCCAGCTGGAGGAAACTAGAGGGAAACTTCTAGAACTCCAACGCAAGGTGTGGAAAGTGTATGGAGGGCAGGTGGATGACGAGAAAGGAGGAGAGGAAGAACAAGAGAACGGGCCGATCAATCTCGATGAGGTTGCGGAGATGTTTTCCGACAGTGATGATCCGCTCATTGGCAGTGGTTTTTCTCCTCCGCACTGTTCGTCTAAGAAACCCAGTGAAACCAATGGCAATGCCGGGATGTTTCCAGAGACCTCCGTGGACCTGGATTTGGAGTTAAATGGTGATCAGGTGTGGCTGGGATGCAGCCTGATCAGAGGTGAGTGGGAGAGCGCAGAAGGAGGTCAGAAGTTTGCTCAAGCTCTAAAACAGGAGCTGGCAAATGTTGTGGCTCAAGTTATTGACAGAGTTGTCCGTCTCTATGCCGAAACCGACCCCTCAGCAGTCACAATGTCCAATGTTCCCCAAGAAACCAGCATGACGTTAGATCTAAACCCAGACCAGAGGCCAAGACCTCATCTGTCAGAGCAGGTGGAAGCATTGCCACTTCTCACAAAGAGTCCTCAAGACAAGAGGGCCCCTATTGCTCAGAGTGTGCCCAAGGACCTCCTCCTCCCTCGAGCAAATGCTAGCCTCACTCCACTACCCCAGCCTCCTCTCCCGGCACTATTACCTCCTAGGAGCAAAGACCACTTCCTGCCCTCCTATCCCCCAGACAACCCCGTTCCCCTGCCCCTTCTTCACTACACCATGCAGAATCTCTTCGCCCGCTCCCTCTCCAGTTTGCCTCTTCATAAGGACTGCCTGTCTGAATCTTTTATGGACTTTCGTTCACACAACTCTGCGTTCCCACCCCTCCCTTTGCTGGGCCAGCTAGAACCCTCTCCGTCAGATAGAGCGAGAGAAGGGGGGATGAGGGGAGGCGGAGCAGGAGTGGTAGATGGAGGAGATGCAGCACTCTATCTTGCTGCTGGGTCA TCTCAGGAAGGTCTCTCTCCGTGCCACCTGAAGAAAGCCAAACTCATGTTCTTCTACACACGCTACCCCAGCTCCAGCACACTCAAGACATATTTCCCTGATGTCAAA TTCAATCGCTGTGTCACCTCCCAGCTGATTAAGTGGTTCAGTAACTTCCGGGAGTTCTTCTATATCCAGATGGAGCGCTTTGCCCGTCAGGCAGCCAGAGAGGGGCTTGCATCTGCCAGCGAAGGAGCACTCCGCCTGGGCAGAGACACTGAGCTCTTCCGCATTCTCAACATGCACTACAATAAGAGCAATGATTACCAG GTTCCAGAGAGGTTTGTGGAAGTGTCTGAAGTGGCCCTGAGGGAGTTTTTCACTGCCATACAGAGTGGTCGGGATGCTGATCCGTGCTGGAAGAAGGCCATCTACAAGATCATCTGTAAATTAGACAGCCCGGTGCCTGACAGCTTCCGTATGCCTGGCTGCCCTACGGACACCTACCGGATGGGTTAA
- the LOC132102904 gene encoding sorting nexin-15-like, whose product MSRKTKKEEYHRFFTVTDPRTHEKGHTEYNVTARFVSKTQPANVKEVVVWKRYSELKKLHGELAYTHRNLFRRLEEFPPFPRAQVFGRFDEAVIEERRKAAEAMLHFTTNIPALYNSPQLKEFFRGGDVRRPMETAAISPSLPPPLIPLPERNAELSAEEETGREDPIQAQELESSQRLTDLTQPEMAVEALSDMESSPIQETQTEIQGLTEKERETDITTHKTNGTDQCAAATDTTTPVSLEIPGSPVDQSEEFDSLFDLGLDEHSDKAPPPLSDTDLAIFDPCAKEDQPYGSPSHAELLSVPLTAPDGTESAEDVSYMYQANEELNAAKEREQEGEYSTAVQRYRTAVDIFMKGVQGDVDLKRREAVKRKIAEILEHAERLLSIQTPTHEHNT is encoded by the exons ATGTCTCGAAAAACCAAAAAAGAGGAATATCACCGCTTCTTCACTGTGACAGATCCACGCACACACGAGAAAGGACACACGGAATATAACGTGACAGCAAGG TTTGTATCAAAGACACAGCCGGCGAATGTTAAAGAG GTTGTGGTGTGGAAGAGGTACTCAGAGCTGAAAAAATTACATGGAGAACTAGCGTACACTCATAGGAACCTGTTCAGACGACTAGAGGAGTTTCCCCCTTTTCCACGAGCACAGGTTTTTG GGCGTTTTGATGAGGCTGTGATTGAAGAGAGGAGGAAAGCAGCTGAGGCCATGCTGCACTTCACTACAAATATCCCTGCTCTGTACAACAGCCCTCAACTCAAAGAGTTCTTCAGG GGAGGAGACGTGAGAAGACCAATGGAGACAGCTGCCATTTCTCCATCTCTTCCGCCGCCTCTCATTCCCCTTCCTGAGAGGAACGCTGAGCTGTCGGCTGAAGAGGAGACAGGGAGAGAGGATCCTATCCAGGCCCAGGAGCTGGAGTCCAGCCAAAGACTGACCGATCTAACCCAACCTGAAATGGCAGTTGAGGCTCTCAGTGACATGGAAAGCAGCCCCATACAagaaacacaaacagaaatacaaggactgacagaaaaagagagagagactgacatcACAACACATAAGACTAATGGCACAGACCAATGCGCTGCTGCTACAGACACTACAACAC CTGTCTCACTTGAAATTCCCGGCTCTCCAGTCGACCAATCAGAAGAGTTTGATTCACTGTTTGACTTAGGATTGGATGAACATTCAGACAAGGCCCCGCCTCCGCTTTCAGATACAGACCTCGCTATTTTTGACCCATGTGCCAAAGAAG ATCAACCGTATGGATCACCCAGCCACGCTGAACTCCTGTCCGTTCCTCTAACCGCTCCAGATGGGACGGAGTCTGCTGAAGATGTGAGCTACATGTACCAGGCCAATGAAGAGCTGAATGCTGCCAAGGAACGAGAGCAAGAGGGCGAATACAGTACAGCAGTACAACGATACAGGACGGCTGTTGATATATTTATGAAAGGAGTGCAAG GAGATGTAGATTTGAAGAGGAGAGAAGCAGTGAAGAGGAAGATTGCTGAAATCCTAGAGCATGCGGAGAGACTTCTCTCCATACAGACTCCCACTCACGAGCACAATACATAG
- the LOC132096775 gene encoding somatostatin-1-like gives MFSPLQVVLVTLSMSLLLCSISSAPRGDMLLQLLHSEVDSKENGLQDFSRLLLLKQLSESVAPEEKDALESFDDLETRNEVIRQIPLSQRERKAGCRNFYWKTFTSC, from the exons ATGTTCTCCCCATTACAGGTGGTTTTGGTGACTCTGTCCATGTCTTTGCTGCTTTGCAGCATCAGTTCGGCTCCAAGAGGAGACATGCTGCTCCAGCTGCTACATTCAGAAGTGGATTCCAAGGAGAATGGG ctTCAGGATTTCTCTCGTCTGCTTCTTCTGAAGCAGCTTTCTGAGTCGGtggcacctgaggagaaagatgCTCTTGAAAGCTTTGACGATCTTGAGACTCGTAATGAAGTGATTCGGCAGATTCCCCTCTCCCAGCGAGAACGCAAAGCAGGCTGCCGGAATTTCTACTGGAAGACCTTCACCTCTTGTTAA